A stretch of Ranitomeya variabilis isolate aRanVar5 chromosome 3, aRanVar5.hap1, whole genome shotgun sequence DNA encodes these proteins:
- the PCNP gene encoding PEST proteolytic signal-containing nuclear protein: MADKKELQGGPEEDAETTVNTKPVSSSNGGESSGRGAEKRSAVASAEEAGSQPCPSKVAKFGFAFGGQAAKKPPSISIKLGAAKPKDTPPAAAPKKTSVAAAFNDEDDSEPEEMPPEAKMRMKNIGRDTPTSSGPNSFNKGKHGFSDSQKLWERNIKSHLERVPDD; encoded by the exons ATGGCGGATAAGAAGGAGCTACAAGGAG GACCAGAAGAAGACGCAGAAACCACAGTGAACACTAAGCCTGTTTCTTCCAGTAATGGAGGGGAGAGTTCTGGCCGCGGCGCAGAGAAGAGGTCAGCCGTCGCCTCAGCGGAGGAGGCTGGCTCCCAGCCCTGCCCTTCCAAAGTGGCCAAGTTCGGCTTTGCGTTTGGAGGTCAGGCAGCGAAGAAGCCGCCATCCATATCGATAAAGCTTGGCGCGGCG AAACCGAAGGATACACCTCCTGCCGCAGCCCCCAAAAAAACCTCTGTAGCCGCAGCGTTTAATGATGAGGATGAT AGTGAACCTGAAGAAATGCCCCCAGAAGCAAAGATGAGGATGAAAAATATTGGAAG GGACACGCCGACTTCATCAGGACCAAACTCGTTCAACAAAGGCAAACATGGATTCTCGGACAGCCAGAAGCTCTGGGAGAGGAATATTAAATCACACTTGGAAAGGGTCCCAGATGACTGA